CCCGCCCGGAGGCGCGCAGCGTACCCGTCGTCTGGTCCCGCGCCCCGGTGAGCCGGATGCCCATCGGCACGCTGAACATGTCCACCATGGTGGTGTTGCAGAACATGCCCGCCGCGTTGTGCGTGAACTCGACGCAGTCGTGCAGTACCGGGTAGTTGGGATCCGAGCTGACCCAGCCGGCCGGGTACTGGAGGGCCGGGTTCCCGTTGCCGTCCGTGACGACCCGGAACTTCAGCTTCGCGCCCAGGGAGACGTAGATCCGGCCGGACATGTAGGGGAGGGACAGGCTGGTCCCGCCGCTGCCGGCCAGGCCTATCGCGTAGTCGGTGTAGCCGTCGGCGCCGTTGTCGGAGAGGGAGACCGGAGCGAGGGCGCCGTCCGGGGTGACGCGGACCTGCCTGCCGTCCTGGTTGCCGACGATGTAGAGGTGGACGTTCGCGTTGTCGAAGGCGCCGGTGTTGTTGACGACGGTCAGCGGCAGTGCCCCGGCCGCCGTGACGCGGTTGCTGTCCGCGAGGGCGTGCGGGGCGAGTACGGCTGCGGCCGGTACGGCCACCATGGCCCCGCCGAGGCCGAAGAGGACTGTGCGCCGGCCGGGATCGCGCTGGTGACGAGGTGTCATGTGGGGGGTCTCCTCGGCTGGTTGAGAGCGCTCTCATGTCGTGGACGGGCACCGATGCTACGGACGGAGGAGACTGCGGCATACCGAGCGGACAGCGTTTAACCCGGCCTTAAGAACCGTTTAAGCGGCGGGGAGGACCAGACGCGCGTGCCGCCAAACCGATGGACGCCGCTCCCGGAGATCCCGTAGCGTGAACCGCCACGCCCCGAGTCGGCGAAAGGAGGCGAGTGCCGTGCAGTCCACCACCGTCCCGCGCTCCCTCTGCGCCGTCCCGGCGTACCTCGTCTGACCGGCCGGGAGCGCTCCAAGCAGTCCGCACCCCGGAGGAATCCAACCCATGACCGATCTGGTCATCCGCGCGCTCGGCGAGCGCGACGCACACCTTTTCGACACCCTTCCCGACCCCCTCGGCAACGGCGAGTCCCACCGGCTCACCCGCCACCGCCCCGACTGGAAACGCGTCGCCCTCCGCGACGGCAGGGTCGTGGCCCGCGGCGCCTGGTGGGGCGGCCCCGACGACACCGAGCCCCTCAACGTCAACTGGTTCGACGTCGCCGAGGGTGAGGAGGAGGCCGGCGCCGAACTCCTGCGCACCGCACCCTGGCAGGTCGAACTGGAGATGAACCTGCCCGCCGGCTGGCGCGAGGACCCGGAGCTGCGCGCCGCTGCCGCAACCCGGTTCAGCGCCCTGGAGGCGGCCGGATACGAGCTCCTGGTGGAGCGGTTCCTGTACCGGTGGACACCGGAGTGCGGGCTGCCCGAGCGGCCCGGACGTCTCACGTTCCGGTCCGAACCGGACGACGCGGTCTTCTTCGACCTGCTGCGCCGCATCCACTCCGCCACCCTGGACGCGCACGCCCTCAAAGCCATCGAGGAGGGCGGACTCGACACGGCGGCCCAGGAGGAACTGGACTTCTTCCACTGGTGTCCCTCGCCCCGCGAGTGGTGGCAGATCGCCCACACGCCTCAGGGGGACGTCGCCGGGATCCACATTCCGACGCACAATCCGTCGGGTCCCTGCGTGGGGTTCATCGGGGTCCTACCGGAACAGCGGGGGCACGGCTACGCCTACGACCTGCTGGCCGAGTGCACCCATCATCTCGTCGAGCGGGGCGCCGAGTTCGTCTCCGGTGCGACGGACCAGGGGAACTTCCCGATGGCCGCGAACTTCTCCAAGGCGGGCTATCCGGTGGTCCGGGAACGCCTGAACCACCGGCCGACGCACACCCGGTGACCTGAGACGCGACCACCGGAACTGAGCATCAGGATCAATGTCAGTACCGGATGCCATCCTGGTCACAGGGTTGACCGACGGGTGGGCGTCGGCGGACGGAGGGGGCGGCGTGGGGTTCGTGGGCGAGGTCTGGAAGGTGCGCAGCGGGGACGAACCGGTCGGGGACATCGTGATCGACGACGCCGACTTCCCGTGGCTGTCAGGGCGTTTCACGGCCGGTCCCGCGTTCGCTGCCGTGGAGCAGCTGTTCGCGCGGGAACTCGCCCTGTTGGAGGGTGACGCCGAGGCGAGACAGGAGGAGTGGGGAGCGGTCTACGAAGAGATCGGCCGTCGTGTGTCGCTGGTCGCTCCGGACGGGCCGGTGCCCGAGTTCCTGTTGCACATCAAGGGCGACCGGGCCTGGTTCCGGTGGAGTGACGAGCCGTTCGACGACGCGCCCGACGACTGATCCGACGCCCTACGCCCCAGTTCCCCCGCTCCGTTCCAGCAGAGCCTCCGCCTCCGTCAGGATCTCGGTGACCCGCAGACCGAACGCGGCGTCGCACGGGTGAGCCTGCCCGGTGCGTGCGGCGGCGAGCAGGCCGTTGACGGCCCGCAGCACGGCGGGCACGACGCCCTCCGACGACTCGGGGAGCAGGGCGACGCCACCCGCGCCCCGCAGCTCCACGCCCGCTCCCGCGGCCGCCGGCGGAGCCGTGAGGCTCAGCGTCAGGGCGCTCGACGCACCGCCGGTGTGCCGCAGGACCAGATGGACCGTGTCCCCGGGGCCGTGCGCGGCCGCCGCCACCGCACGGACCTCGCCCAGGATCGGCAGCAGCACCGACAGCGCATGCGGTCCGACGTCCCACAGGGCGCCCTTCTCCCGGCGCCACGGCGAGTCGGCGAACGGGCTCTCGGTGGTGAACACCGACCCGAACCACTCGGCCCGCGCCGTGAACCACCCCTCCACGCCCGCCTGTTCACCGATCCACGTCTCGGTCTCGGCCAGGAAGCGGGAGGTGAAGAACACCACCGAGGCGACCCCGCTCTCCCGGACCGCCTCGACCACCGCCCGCCCCTGCTCAACCGTCGTGGCAAGGGGCTTGTCCAGCAGCAGATGACATCCCGCCCGGGCCGCCCGCACCGCGAGATCGGCCTGGACGGCAGGCGGCAGGGCGATGGCGACGGCGTCCACGTCGGCGAACAGCGCGTCGACGTCGTCGTACGCACGCGTGCCGTGCTCGTCGGCCAGCTCCTTGGCGGCGTCCGGGCGACGGCCCCACACCCCGGCGAAGTCCAGTTCGGGATGCGCGCCGAGCGCGGGGGCGTGGGTCATCCGGGCCCAGGGGCCGGTGCCGAGCAGTCCGATACGCATGCCGCCGCCTCTTTCGCCTTGCCGAACGTCACGAGACCGGTCC
This is a stretch of genomic DNA from Streptomyces sp. NBC_00285. It encodes these proteins:
- a CDS encoding beta-1,3-glucanase family protein produces the protein MTPRHQRDPGRRTVLFGLGGAMVAVPAAAVLAPHALADSNRVTAAGALPLTVVNNTGAFDNANVHLYIVGNQDGRQVRVTPDGALAPVSLSDNGADGYTDYAIGLAGSGGTSLSLPYMSGRIYVSLGAKLKFRVVTDGNGNPALQYPAGWVSSDPNYPVLHDCVEFTHNAAGMFCNTTMVDMFSVPMGIRLTGARDQTTGTLRASGRADAFAAVRQVEEFAPLVVADTRVIAPGHGLDAGLFPSDYFAPYVDEVWSTYTGKDLTVSTNAGAFTGRVRGGRLVFDGPAQVSFARPTTRDVLFCDGALAAPNDGTTGPVAAVLGAGFNRSTLLSSAAQPATDPAVFYRTSLTNHYAKAMHAATEDGKAYGFAFDDVADFASYVQDTAPTGVRLTLTPF
- a CDS encoding Gfo/Idh/MocA family protein, with product MRIGLLGTGPWARMTHAPALGAHPELDFAGVWGRRPDAAKELADEHGTRAYDDVDALFADVDAVAIALPPAVQADLAVRAARAGCHLLLDKPLATTVEQGRAVVEAVRESGVASVVFFTSRFLAETETWIGEQAGVEGWFTARAEWFGSVFTTESPFADSPWRREKGALWDVGPHALSVLLPILGEVRAVAAAAHGPGDTVHLVLRHTGGASSALTLSLTAPPAAAGAGVELRGAGGVALLPESSEGVVPAVLRAVNGLLAAARTGQAHPCDAAFGLRVTEILTEAEALLERSGGTGA
- a CDS encoding GNAT family N-acetyltransferase — encoded protein: MTDLVIRALGERDAHLFDTLPDPLGNGESHRLTRHRPDWKRVALRDGRVVARGAWWGGPDDTEPLNVNWFDVAEGEEEAGAELLRTAPWQVELEMNLPAGWREDPELRAAAATRFSALEAAGYELLVERFLYRWTPECGLPERPGRLTFRSEPDDAVFFDLLRRIHSATLDAHALKAIEEGGLDTAAQEELDFFHWCPSPREWWQIAHTPQGDVAGIHIPTHNPSGPCVGFIGVLPEQRGHGYAYDLLAECTHHLVERGAEFVSGATDQGNFPMAANFSKAGYPVVRERLNHRPTHTR